One genomic segment of Synechocystis sp. LKSZ1 includes these proteins:
- the proB gene encoding glutamate 5-kinase has translation MAQTLVIKIGTSSLTQTANGQLALSTIAALVETLCQLRQAGHHPVLVSSGAVGVGCGRLGISERPKQMAMKQAIAAVGQGRLMRIYDDLFSSLGQPMAQILLTRRELIDRSCYVNAYNTFQALFELGVIPIVNENDTVAIDELKFGDNDTLSALVASLVEADWLFILTDVDRLYSADPRLDPTARPIPLVSAGELSQLQVSAHSTGSAWGTGGMQTKLTAARIASESGVRTAITYGRNPQNILNILAGEPLGTQFEAQPRPENARKRWIAFGLVPGGKVFIDAGAVQALCQGGKSLLAAGVVRVDGDFQADDAVQICDLQGLEIGRGLSNYASSELSRIQGRRSEEIAVILGYQGPETVIHRDNLVLQK, from the coding sequence TTAAAATTGGTACCTCTAGTCTGACCCAAACGGCCAATGGTCAACTAGCCCTTTCCACCATCGCGGCCCTGGTCGAAACCCTCTGTCAATTGCGGCAAGCGGGCCATCATCCTGTTCTGGTGTCCTCTGGAGCAGTGGGGGTCGGTTGTGGTCGTCTGGGTATTAGCGAGCGTCCTAAACAGATGGCCATGAAACAGGCCATTGCTGCCGTGGGCCAGGGCCGATTGATGCGTATTTATGACGATTTATTTAGTAGTTTGGGCCAACCCATGGCCCAGATTCTGCTGACAAGACGGGAATTAATTGACCGCAGTTGTTACGTCAATGCCTACAACACTTTTCAGGCCCTGTTTGAACTGGGGGTGATTCCCATTGTTAATGAGAATGATACGGTGGCCATTGATGAACTTAAATTTGGCGATAATGACACCCTGTCGGCCCTGGTGGCCAGTTTAGTCGAAGCGGATTGGCTGTTTATTCTGACTGATGTGGATCGGCTCTATTCTGCAGACCCCCGCCTCGATCCCACGGCTCGGCCCATTCCCTTGGTCAGTGCCGGCGAATTATCCCAACTCCAGGTATCGGCCCATAGCACCGGCTCGGCCTGGGGAACGGGAGGGATGCAGACCAAACTGACTGCCGCCCGCATTGCCAGTGAATCCGGTGTCCGTACTGCCATTACCTACGGCCGTAATCCCCAAAATATCCTCAACATTTTGGCGGGAGAACCCCTAGGAACCCAATTTGAGGCCCAGCCCCGCCCGGAAAATGCTCGGAAACGCTGGATTGCCTTTGGCCTAGTACCGGGAGGGAAAGTCTTCATCGATGCGGGGGCCGTCCAGGCCCTGTGTCAGGGGGGGAAATCCCTCTTGGCGGCGGGGGTGGTACGAGTGGACGGCGACTTCCAGGCTGATGATGCAGTACAGATCTGCGACCTCCAGGGCCTGGAAATTGGCCGAGGCCTAAGCAATTATGCGAGTTCAGAACTCAGTCGTATTCAAGGTCGTCGTTCCGAGGAGATTGCCGTGATTTTGGGCTACCAAGGGCCAGAGACGGTGATCCATCGAGATAACCTCGTGCTTCAGAAATAA
- a CDS encoding type II toxin-antitoxin system HicA family toxin — translation MVKTLQKAGFAVIRVKGSHHFLIHPDGRRTVLSMPKKR, via the coding sequence ATAGTTAAAACCTTGCAGAAAGCTGGTTTTGCAGTGATCCGCGTGAAGGGAAGCCACCATTTTCTGATTCATCCCGATGGACGCAGGACTGTTCTGTCCATGCCCAAGAAACGATAG
- a CDS encoding S-(hydroxymethyl)glutathione dehydrogenase/class III alcohol dehydrogenase, giving the protein MDIKAAVAWEAGKPLSIETIQLEGPQTGEVLVEIKATGVCHTDAYTLSGKDPEGLFPAILGHEGAGVVVEVGPGVTSLKPGDHVIPLYVPECRQCEYCLSFKTNLCQAIRLTQGRGVMPNGTSRFSVEGKPLYHYMGTSTFANYTVVPEIALAKIREDAPFDKVCYIGCGVTTGIGAVINTAKVEPGSRVVVFGLGGIGLNVIQGASMVGADQIVGVDINPAKQALAEKFGMTDFVNPKDVEGDLVVYLVELTKGGADYSFECVGNVQLMRQALECCHKGWGVSTIVGVAGAGEEIATRPFQLVTGRVWKGTAFGGARGRTDVPKIVDWYMDGKINIDDLITYTLPLSEINQAFDLMHQGKSIRTVITFD; this is encoded by the coding sequence ATGGACATCAAAGCCGCCGTTGCCTGGGAAGCCGGTAAACCCCTCAGTATCGAAACGATTCAGCTAGAAGGGCCTCAAACGGGAGAAGTCCTGGTGGAGATCAAGGCCACTGGTGTTTGTCATACCGATGCCTATACCCTGTCGGGCAAAGATCCCGAAGGTCTATTTCCTGCCATCTTGGGCCACGAAGGGGCGGGCGTAGTGGTGGAAGTCGGCCCTGGCGTTACCAGTCTCAAGCCCGGCGATCACGTCATTCCCCTCTACGTGCCGGAATGTCGCCAGTGCGAGTATTGCCTGAGTTTTAAAACCAATCTTTGCCAAGCTATTCGTCTGACCCAGGGCCGGGGGGTGATGCCCAATGGCACCAGTCGTTTTTCCGTTGAGGGGAAACCGCTCTATCACTACATGGGCACTTCCACCTTTGCCAACTATACGGTGGTGCCGGAAATTGCCCTGGCTAAAATTCGGGAAGATGCTCCCTTCGATAAGGTCTGTTACATCGGTTGTGGTGTCACCACGGGCATTGGTGCGGTGATCAATACGGCAAAAGTCGAGCCAGGCTCACGGGTCGTCGTCTTTGGCCTGGGAGGCATCGGCCTGAATGTGATTCAAGGGGCCAGCATGGTGGGGGCAGACCAGATTGTGGGGGTGGATATTAACCCGGCTAAACAGGCCCTGGCAGAAAAATTTGGCATGACAGATTTTGTCAATCCGAAAGACGTGGAAGGGGATTTGGTGGTCTATTTAGTAGAACTAACCAAGGGCGGGGCAGATTATAGCTTCGAATGTGTGGGCAATGTGCAACTGATGCGTCAGGCCCTGGAATGTTGTCATAAGGGCTGGGGCGTTTCCACCATTGTTGGGGTGGCCGGCGCCGGGGAAGAAATTGCGACTCGGCCCTTTCAATTGGTCACTGGACGAGTCTGGAAGGGAACGGCCTTTGGCGGAGCCAGGGGCCGGACAGATGTGCCCAAAATTGTGGATTGGTACATGGACGGCAAGATTAATATTGATGATCTAATTACCTACA